The DNA window TCTACCAATGCGGCCTGGTCGTGCGCCGTTCTCAAAGGTGGAAATACCTTATAGCCGGAATCAAAACCTTTCACGGCATTCTCATCGCTTACCAGATGATGCACGAATACCGAACAGGTTACTTTCAGTCCGTCTTTCTTCGCCTGTCGGATGCTATCCACACTTTCCCTGGTGGAGATGCCCGCAAAATGCAGCTTGCCACCCGTATATTTCAGCAGTTCAATATCGCGCTGCACGGCGGCATATTCAGAAAGGTTCGTTATACCCTTCATGCCCATACGTACGGAAATTTCACTCTCATTCACCTGTCCGTCACCTACCAGCGTCTGATCAAACGGCAATGTCATCACCAGACCGCCAAACGGCTGCACATACTGCAATGCCCGCAGCATGACTCCGCTGTCTTTAATGCTGTGTGGAATATCTGAAAATGCCACCGCACCGGCATGGTGCATGTCGAGCATTTCCGTTGGCGTCTTGCCGTCGAAATTTTCAGTAACGGCACCTACCGGCAATATGGTTATCGCAGTATGTTTCGCCTTATTCAGGATGTATTCCACCTGGGCTTTGGTTTGGGTGATCGGATGATTATCCGCCATGGCGCAAATGGTGGTAAAACCGCCCGACAGTGCCGCTTCAGCCACCGACCCGATATCTTCGCGGTATTCAAAGCCCGGATCGCCGATATGGACATACAGGTCACAGAATCCCGGAGCGAGATGACAGCCGGAAAAGTCGATTGCTTCTGCATCTTTCGAATCGGCAGTAATTTTGATTTTACCATGCTCTATCAGCACATCTGTCGTTTTCCCATTATATTCAGAGGAAGGGTCCAGGATGGTGATATTTTTGAGCAGGTATCGGTTCATTTCCAGAATCTAATCAGTAAAATTTCTACAAGCAGGAATACTAAGGACAAAATTACGCAAAGTTTCCATAATAAGATGCCGTCTTTTATTTGTTTTACGGAAGCAGACAGATTCGCCCGTGTATTGTCCAGCACCAGCTGGTTTTTCCGGCTGAACATCGCTTTTAGATCCGATACTGCAGCAAACACCAGATTGGATTCTGTACGGTCAAAATTAAAGGCGGCGATACCGAGATTTTTATTGCCGGCAGAGATGACATAGTGCCCGTCGGAAGCCAGCGTGGTATTCACCCTCAGCAATACGGTGTTTCCCACCGAACGGTTTTCCGGAATGAATTCATTTTTGCCGTTGGACAGCTTATAGACACTTTCGCCGTTGGCATACTCATTCTTCAGCTCCAGTAAATTATCCCTGCCGATGACATGGTAAACCGGCTGATTATTTTTTTTGTACACGGCACAGTTATACACCATCGGTGCAAATATGGCCTTGGCCTGCAGATCGGAAAAGTCCGCCTGCAAAGGCACCGCCTGCAGGTAAATGAAACCCTTGCCCGCGTCAAACTT is part of the Sphingobacteriales bacterium genome and encodes:
- a CDS encoding dihydroorotase — encoded protein: MNRYLLKNITILDPSSEYNGKTTDVLIEHGKIKITADSKDAEAIDFSGCHLAPGFCDLYVHIGDPGFEYREDIGSVAEAALSGGFTTICAMADNHPITQTKAQVEYILNKAKHTAITILPVGAVTENFDGKTPTEMLDMHHAGAVAFSDIPHSIKDSGVMLRALQYVQPFGGLVMTLPFDQTLVGDGQVNESEISVRMGMKGITNLSEYAAVQRDIELLKYTGGKLHFAGISTRESVDSIRQAKKDGLKVTCSVFVHHLVSDENAVKGFDSGYKVFPPLRTAHDQAALVEGLKDGTIDCISTQHTPLNIDGKNEEFEVASFGMIGLETAFGLLNKKLEGVITKERLVDVLSVHPAEIIRPDKKNEDFAILDFNTEWTFTEKDIHSKSKNTPYINQPLKGKVKAVYAKGKFTLLS